Within the Acinetobacter radioresistens DSM 6976 = NBRC 102413 = CIP 103788 genome, the region CAGGGTCAGCAGTCCCGTCCGCATCAGCTGCTGCTGATCCAGTCCATGCTCTGTACCTTTTTCTACACTTTCATGCGGGTTAGGAATGAAGTGATCAAGTAGTAATACCAGAATAATGCCCAGCAGCAATGAAAAAGTTCCCAAGGCATAACCGGTTTTAGGGTCAAAAGCACCAGAGAAAGAAGCAATAGATTTATTAAGAATTTCAGTAAGCGAAACGTAAACCATCGCACCGGCTGAAAAGGCCAGACCGAATGATAAAAACCGGAAGCTGGGCTGCCTAAAAAACAGGACCAGCGCTCCGCCAATCACTGTGGCCAGTCCGGCCAATAAAGTGACCAGAAAAGCTGTCAGGACTTCTTGCTGCATGAAGTTATCCATGGTTTGTCCCTTAAAAGTAAAAAGTCATTATCTACAAGAGATAATGACTTTTTTTATAGGCTTTCAGTATTGAAGCAATGTATTTTTATTTAGAGTCTATGTTGGTCATTAATATCGATCTCTTCAGGATGTCGCATCAAGTGAAGAATAGATAAAATTAGACCACCCCATAGAAAGACAATGGAAATGACCAGCATAATAATTGCAGATGTATTCATATCACCTCCTAACGCTGACTGAGCTTAGTAAACAGCAATGCGCCTAGCGCACAGAAAATAATACTGCCCCAGCCAAACCAGACCTGAAGGCTTAAGGAGTAATCACCATAGCCTTTTTGCAGTAAGGCATTTAAAGTCAGTGCCAAAGTTGACAGCAGTACCACTGGAGTAACTACAGTTAGTGTAAGTTCCCAAGTACGGCCCAGTTTAACTGTAGAAATCGAGTTGATGTGAATTTCTAGTTCAGTCATCAGTACACGTTTGAACCAGGAAACGATAATAATTGAAACTAAAGCACCCGACACAATTCCAAGGTTATTAATAAAGTGGT harbors:
- a CDS encoding methionine/alanine import family NSS transporter small subunit; translation: MNTSAIIMLVISIVFLWGGLILSILHLMRHPEEIDINDQHRL